DNA from Babylonia areolata isolate BAREFJ2019XMU chromosome 35, ASM4173473v1, whole genome shotgun sequence:
GGCGACACCATCACAATAGAAACGACAGAGCCAATCATCACGGAGACTGTCACCACATCAGGAGGTAGTATTGCTTGGCCTGTGCTGTAATTTGAGTTTCTCTGATAGCCGTTTTTAGTTACAGATCAGCTTGTCAGTTTTCACTGTGAGCTAATGAAGCATTACATGAATGTGTCATTTACAGTTGCTGGGAACAttaatgtttttgattttttacaGTCATTTTTCTCATGTAGAATTAATGCCTTCCCATTTAAGTCCTTTAACTAGTTTTCTGTAAATGCATTTCTGTTTAATTGAAATGTTCATTGTTGAATCTACCTTCCATCTAGCCTATTTTCCCAACTCACTGTACAACTCCCCAAAGAGGATagaagcactagcaggtctgcacataatgtcaGTATAGGAGATTTGAAAAGATCTTCACCCCTAACCCACCAGGCGTCAATACCAGGATCAAAtccatgaccctcagattgaaagtccaaggcatAAACCATTTGTCTGTGGTGCTTGTTATTCATCAGGAATCAAGGCTGCAAAGAAAATGCGTATCTACTTTGGGCTGAAATAGTCCCTATtaaaaataatgacaatgataataataatattacaattTTAAAACTGGTCACATCTGTACCAGCCCTCCAACCAGCCAACCCCCCTCACTCCGTTTTTATAAGATTCATTCATATTGTAAATATTTAAGAAGGAGATCAAAGGTCACAGctctgttcactttttttttttttaattttttaataaaAACCCATTGCATTTTAcagtatatctttttttctttcttctcccccccccccccccataattcCTGTGTTGAATGAATTAACTGGTGATATCTGATGCAAGGAATGAAGGCTTTGATTTCAGTTTGGCTGGTTTCTGTGAGTGCTGCACACATGCTAATGATGTTGCAGTGAAGACAGAGGTGTCCAGTGACTCTGAACAAAGCAGCACATCTGTTCTGGCCACACTAGCTGCCCTGGCCGAGGCCACAGCCCCCATCAACACGGCCAGTGAGTTGTTGTCTTTGTGAAAACTAAAGAATTACATGGGTGCAGCTCTTGTCTGTTTCTTACTGAAATCTCTTTctacacaaaaaagagagacaacagaaaaatgcttttgctgttgttgttgttgctattccaTCAtctacaccatttcagtggtattactcacATGCTGTTCATTCCGAGTCCTCCAGACATGGCCAcgcctgggttcgtctgtcacaatGTCGGCAGTACGCAGGGAAAttaatgttaggttgccaggaggccacacaccagaggaaaccctgcaagTTGTCGAGTCACTTTGATTGATGACGAAGGAGGAGGGAtgcaatggaggtccatttaggtttgggactaagtgatcaggctgtactctatgcttcctgtcatagtgATATCCCGATGttaaccagacccgagagatacagacccTTGCAACGTTGGTCatgaaattagagcaacacacccaaagacccaTTTGTGAAGATGATGATACTCAACCATGTGGTCccggtcttcccatttaagcctgtggcacacttaactctgggtaggagctggtcgaaaaacccacctccactgggattcaaacctgcaTTATCATCAGTCCGTGACAATGACCACTTTGCCAGTGCGGTTCAGTGTGCCACCCATGTGAACATCATGGAGCaaatcactgtgtggtgttttcaaACAGCAGCATGCTGAGcaacagtgtcactgtgtgttttcagtagtTGTTACATTCTTCTTGGTCATACTCTTTGGTTGTTATAACACTGATTCAGCTGATGTAGCTGTGCTGATGATGCAGGGTGTGAGCAGCATTGTAGTTTGTGTGGGGAGTGTTTGTTGTGACAAAGTTGTGCTGATGTAAGTAGAAATGTAGTTTATATTTAATGTGGagagtgtttgttgtggtgtacCAGTGCTGATGCaaggtgtgttgacaggtgtgacGTCTGAAGCAGCAGTTCACTGGTTGGAGAGCCAAGGGATAGCCATGATATCGTCAGCAGATGGAGGTCTGATCACGTCAGCAGTGGAGAGCGGACAGACCATCACACTGACAGGTAGGTCCAGTGTACATGGTTATTGTATCAGACACTCATGCATACATAAGCGTTAGTGCATGCACTCGCGCGCCACTTTTACACTCACACATTatctctcaccctccttcccagAGCACATTCAGTGAAGGTGCAACTGATATCATCTCCTTTGTGAACCAGATGACTCCGTAACTTTCAGTGCAGTCCTGTGTTTTAAATTTTCCTTGGTGTGATTAAAACTTATCCATAACTAAAAATCCAAAGTGTAACAACATCAGTGATAAAATGAAACATGAAGAATTgaaacctgatttttttttttttttaatggattactgTTTCATTATGTTACAGTGTTGTTATTAATCCAAAATgcaggactgaaaaaaaaaggatgcattGCTGTCTTATTGTGTTGTCATGATGTTCTTGTACCAAAATACATGACGGCCTTTtgttctgtgtaattgactgtcTTTTGTTCTGTGTGATTGGTACAGAGGCAGGGAAAATTGCGCTGAATTACATCCGCCAAGACGGTCTGGGGGATGGTACCCATGAAGAAGCCGGGCTAGAGACTGTGGTGGGAGAGGATGGGCAGGTGAGTCACAGCATCCTTCTCTCTTCTGTGTgggtgggctgcagctcccacgttcacttgtatacatattacatatgAGTAGACTTTCATGTCTTTTACTGCTGTTATGCCCTCTTTGCAACGAAGGGCTGTCACTTTAGTCTATTTTTTGGCCAGTCACTGAATGGTACCTCAGGTGTGCTTCAGGATCTTGAGTTCTCACTAGGGGTTTTTGTATGCATGACCATGTTTGTCATGTTCATGTAGGCAACATACTCATAAAGCCAGTGCATGAGTTCATCAGCTGTAGCCATGAGCAGTGGCCCAGTGGAAATGTGTCTgtctaggaagtgagtgtccatgaGTTTGATTCCCACACAGACCGGGATTTTTACTCCTCTGTACACTACACCTTGAGtagtgatctgggtgctagtctttcagatgagacggtaaaaccaaggtcccatgtgcagcatgcacatagcgtgCATTTAATAACCTATGGCAAGAAAAAAGTTGTCCCAGGCAAAGTTCTGTAGCAAAATCGACATTGATAGTTTCACTtggagacaggggaaaaaaagaaagaaaaagatggcaTCTGCTCTGTGGCGATGTGCTCTTAGTGGAGAGAGCtgctcaaatttcacacaaagaaatccatTGTGTGACAGAACAAAATGATACAATTAAGTGTGGATGTCTTTctttttggaggaaggtggcagaatgcttgAGACACTTGactcagtacagtgtctgtgagggttggGGTTCAAATCCttatctcactctttctcccaagtttgactggaaaatcaaaatcagATGAGGCATATACCGAGGTCCTTGTGGGCAGCACACACttgacactgaaaaagaacacatggcaacgtaagtgttgtgcCTGTtcaaattctgtaaaagaactcTACCCAGATATAatgcacacaaatgtatatgcattcactcaaggcctgacagtgcatttgttgctgctgctggtcaggcatttgccttgcagatatggtgtagtgcaaatggatttgtcccaacgcagtgccACCTCCTTGAGACACTGAAAAGTGCTGGTGTTTGCAGAAGGTGATTACCATCGTGTCCAACCAGGGGGCAGAGGAGCTGACAGAGGAGGGGCCGGTGTTGGTGGCCGTGGCTGAGGACGGCACAGAGCTGCCTGTGGAGGCACAGATTGTCGGGGCCGCTGATGGTGAAGGTAGTGAggatctcacacacgcacacatgcgcacgcacgcacgcacagtgtaCATGTTTCGTTCTGTTCCTGCAGTCAGGTGGGCTACAAacaaacatgatttgatttgagggGATGGGTTGGGAGCTAATTAACAATTTTCCTTTTCCACATGACAGACAAATCATAATTAAATAAGTAAAAATttagtgctgtgtgtggctgtaaaTTAACTCGTATAAATTGCAGTATTTTTGGTGTGATGAGGACTATTATTATACCTTACACAGAGTACAAGAACATGAAAAGATTGCattcaacatgaaaaaaaaaatttaatttagtTTTTAAATGGACTTGTCAAAGCAAGCTGAGTTAGCTCCAGAGAGTGCCTTTGGAAACAGTGAATTGGGGAAAGGGCCAGAGGAGCAGTGTCCAGCAATGATATGGTTAAGAAGTAGATTTTTTATAGTTGTTCAGGgattttcatgtttttatttcccCTTTGCAGGCTGGGTTCTTTACTTTCAAATAACATCACAGCATCATTTTAACATTCCATTTTTAACATTGCCATGTATAAGTGTAAACAAAATATATTATTGCCTTATATATCCCTAAGTATAGAGAAAATATATCAATGCCATATATAATTAGAATAAAAGTACAGCAGTAAAGTGTGCCCATGACAGAGAGAACAGTGTATTTCAGTGGTGACGGAGGTGGACACGGACCTTCAGCAGGCCATGGAGGGGCCAGGAACCCTCATCATTGAGGAAGGGGAcggcaccaccatcaccgtcacccacACCAACGATGACGAACATGAGGTGAGCTCTCTTAATAGACctggtttttggggggagggatgagggagtgCATGGTTGTTGGGCTGGGGGCATATAGCAGATTGCTCATGGGCTGAGGGTATTTCCAGGATTTGTACAGAAGTttggaaaggcaaggcaagacagaagGCTAGAGAAGCTGTGGACAGAAAAAAGGAGGTTAAGGGGGGATATATTTTGGTAagaggtggtttttgttgttgttgttgttgttttaatgaatACATTGAAAAATAATAATTGTCAGTTCAGAGAAAGTCCTGTCAGTCATCACACAAtcaaaaactgaacagaaatgaTGGTTGTCCCTCATGAGGAGACAGGCAGCAAGAGCTCTGgttcatgattttttgtttgtttagctgACTGCAGTAAGGACCAACAGAGCTGTGTATATGAAGCTCAGTAAGTAAAACATGTCACTGTCAAACCAGTGGTGTTTGTCCCACACAGGAGGAGACAGGTAGTGAGAGCATGGCACTCAGGCGCCAACTCCAGGTCCTGAAGCGAGAGCAGGAGGAGTACAAAGAACAGCTCCGCCTCAAGGCTGAAGAAGAGGCCAAGCTGACTCAACGCATTTCTGAGATAGAGACCGTGTCGGCCACGACCACAGACCGGGAACTGgcgtgtgaggaggaggaggatggtcagAACTTGACACAGCAACTGGCTGGCTTGGAAGCAGCTGAGGAGACTGTGACAGTGACCACAAGTTGATTTTTTTGACGGGACtggtgctcagtgtgtgtgggttggacgatgtgggtgggtggggagatgatactgaaatttttttttttctggtgcccAGTGCACATTGAGTGTGTGAATGGGAGATTGAATGAAAAAGAGTGCATATTCTTTTAATTAATGGGAGGCTGCATTGGGAAATgtaaataattgtgtgtgtaaCTGATCTTGTGTGCTTGGCTTTGTGGAGCGTGCATTGTAAAAGATACATAATTGTCTGTgtaactgattttgtgtgtgttcttttaaatGGAGATTTGATTGTAAAAAGTACAAAATTGTCTGTGTAACTGATCTCTTGTTACTCAAATGACCACATCTGCGTGTGCGCAAGGTGTGAGAAGACTGAGAGGACAGTGACTAAAGTGTGCATGCTGGCGCCTGTGTGGAACAAGCTGTGATCTTCAGCAGTGTGGGAAATGTGCAGAGTGGAAGTGAGAAGGTAGCGGCAGTACAAAAATAGTCAACATCTTTGTTTTCACATTATTTCTTGTGGTTGTATGTGGAGCTTCATTTGTgtataaatgataattataaggtGTGTTTGTTTAGCACTTACCTTTTTGTTGATAAGAAAGTGCATTTATACAGTGCTTACTATGTAGTTCTAAGCACTTTCAGCGATACATGTGGCTTAAGTTAGGTACAGGAGTGTGAAAAGCATTTGAGATAAATCTCACAAGATGACATCATGCAACTATGTATATGTAAGTACATCTTTTTAGGGAGATACAAAATTGAAATTATTTATAAAGTAAATGAGTATGTATGACACATGCGACCCATCACCACAAAACAAGCCACTTTAATGAACCTTTTTAAGTTATACACTAGAGCAAGGTGTTCATAAGCTAAGGGGATTGAAATATCTAATTTGgtcagacctctccctgcggaccgaggctgtCACAGCAAAGGCATTGTACTTTCAGTGAGACACACAGCAGGATAGGCCAACATCTTGGCaaatgctctcagcaggtccaagagtgtcatccacagagttcctggctaagaaccaagaccccgaggtcccttccccctctctgagggtcagacctttgtctgataatcttgcccaagatgaggataggcatctctgctcTGTTCGGTGTCttaaatactattgggataggtctcgccataggcgttcttctgacatcttctcatctccctcaatgagaattaccaaaaggaggagtttgttttaattacacatacttaaccgtgacccaactagtgcagactccggcaggggtctgacattcctgtcctgtgcaaactactatccgcctatgtggagaaaacgaaactacggccgataacctcccggaagtagataacctcccctttgtcccgctggctagcgccctctttttccggcagccatcatgactcctgttcctgtgctcttcatacggctaagttttttcgtattttctgcctgtctgttgattctctggcgttcttgtttgttgtctccAACCagatcacataattatgtagctcgattggggaatcatgctaaaattaaggcgcgatcgcaatcgattcgctgacactctgggccctctactcctggccctctcaacaacgccaacccgccgccttctccacttcctccactccctccggtcgactccagacctccaccaccgcctacacctcctctggtgacttctagaggtttgttgtcacacactcaggtcagtgttacctttaaTGTCACTTTTATCAATCCGCGAacgcactcgacgcgatccgcattttctcggccctgccagtcggcagtgtacgagtcgatctcctctatcccTTTACCCATACGCACAGTTGCatcaatggaatgtgccacaacccctttggggggaaaaaaaggcagcttgttttggatccgcacgttagactgggccctatgtgcgatgcgtccgtggtggcggccgtgacatcggatcacacgaccccccacgcggcatgccttgACCATCTCGGATCCAGTGGCGACCGAGgcgcgtagggatgccctcccctggtgtagggaggaaagtggaccactaggggacacgcttgcccatacacATGCACCCCCCAACTTGTCaggatcacccgatccaagggaggcaacccctgcttcggcacccttgccggtgaccgccgcagttatttcccttgcaccgacactgctcctcgccttcagtgcgagtgcGTGCACAgtcccaccaagctatgcggtgatgaccccatctgtcACACTGCCGAGTGTTGCTGTTTCCCAtgcactaatggtgtctcagcaagctactcaaccaaacaatcagcaactcatcgctaacttgctgcagcaattatgcaccactctgcctcccggtgccacaccttgcgcctgcaccgcccctcgcccacagagcaggtacatgcatgccccattggaacttcggcagtgctggattctcctgccccattgcctaacccagactaatatcggcacttccacgttggagtacctcttaactcgatcctgcctctcggcagtgcttgggccaatcttgtctatccctttatccgtcaacacacaacaactgaatgtcggtcctctcgcaggagctattcgcgagattggaccgccgttcagcaacagggggatgcacatcccacggcaagccgacggacttgtcaccccctcgtccacgacgcccataacactggattacggcgccgtcatgccacatgccccaaccgtctcgcgtccgatggcaaccgatt
Protein-coding regions in this window:
- the LOC143277881 gene encoding uncharacterized protein LOC143277881 is translated as MSLVDLGKRLLDAAKRGDTDSVRALMSNGAPFTTDWLGTSPLHFAAQFGHHQTAEVLLRSGISRDARTKVDRTPLHVAAQEGHLDIVELLLTNSADIEAKDMLKMTPLHWATDKGHVAIIDLLVRHGADLNCEDKFDRTPLDIAISNGRTDIAQMLQIAQHTDIGGVAEGDTITIETTEPIITETVTTSGVKTEVSSDSEQSSTSVLATLAALAEATAPINTASVTSEAAVHWLESQGIAMISSADGGLITSAVESGQTITLTEAGKIALNYIRQDGLGDGTHEEAGLETVVGEDGQKVITIVSNQGAEELTEEGPVLVAVAEDGTELPVEAQIVGAADGEVVTEVDTDLQQAMEGPGTLIIEEGDGTTITVTHTNDDEHEEETGSESMALRRQLQVLKREQEEYKEQLRLKAEEEAKLTQRISEIETVSATTTDRELACEEEEDGQNLTQQLAGLEAAEETVTVTTS